Proteins encoded by one window of Streptococcus suis S735:
- the purC gene encoding phosphoribosylaminoimidazolesuccinocarboxamide synthase produces MKTDLLYSGKAKDIYATADSDQIVAVYKDQATAFNGGKKEQIVGKGRLNNLISSLIFEKLNEAGVPTHFIKRLSDSEQLNKKVEIIPLEVVLRNVTAGSFSKRFGVEEGITLSTPIVEFYYKKDELDDPFINDEHIAFLELASQDQIAYIKEETRRINEFLKDLFAQIGLTLVDFKLEFGIDSSGQILLADEFSPDNCRLWDADGNHLDKDVFRRGLGELTEVYEVVLAKLQEVK; encoded by the coding sequence ATGAAAACAGACCTTCTCTATTCAGGAAAAGCCAAAGACATCTACGCTACGGCTGACAGCGACCAGATTGTTGCGGTTTATAAGGATCAGGCGACGGCTTTTAATGGTGGTAAGAAAGAACAGATTGTGGGCAAGGGCCGGCTCAATAATCTGATTTCATCTTTGATTTTTGAAAAATTGAATGAAGCTGGTGTCCCAACGCATTTTATCAAGCGTTTGTCGGATTCGGAGCAGTTGAATAAGAAGGTGGAGATTATTCCTCTTGAGGTTGTTTTGCGAAATGTGACAGCTGGGTCTTTCTCAAAACGCTTTGGGGTGGAAGAAGGGATAACCTTATCTACTCCTATCGTGGAATTTTACTATAAAAAAGATGAGTTGGACGATCCTTTTATCAACGATGAACACATTGCCTTTCTAGAACTGGCTAGTCAGGACCAAATCGCCTATATCAAGGAAGAAACAAGACGAATCAATGAGTTCTTGAAGGACTTGTTTGCTCAGATTGGGCTGACTTTGGTGGACTTCAAACTAGAATTTGGGATTGACTCTTCTGGGCAAATTTTATTGGCGGATGAGTTTTCTCCTGATAATTGTCGTTTGTGGGATGCGGATGGCAACCATCTCGACAAGGATGTTTTTCGTCGGGGGCTCGGGGAATTGACCGAGGTTTACGAGGTCGTATTGGCAAAATTACAGGAAGTGAAATAA
- a CDS encoding phosphopantetheine-binding protein — MTREQVYQRVVELIQDEKGEDFQVQPESTLADNIAADSVEIMEFVLNLEDEFHVDVPDAAIEHFEVLSDIVDFIYKEVKKRS; from the coding sequence ATGACTAGAGAGCAGGTCTATCAGCGGGTTGTTGAATTAATTCAGGATGAAAAGGGAGAAGATTTTCAAGTTCAACCTGAATCTACTTTGGCAGATAATATTGCAGCAGATTCAGTAGAAATCATGGAATTTGTTCTTAATTTGGAGGATGAATTTCATGTAGATGTCCCAGATGCTGCTATTGAGCATTTTGAGGTTCTATCTGATATTGTTGATTTTATTTATAAAGAAGTAAAAAAACGTTCGTAG